One Campylobacter pinnipediorum subsp. caledonicus genomic window carries:
- a CDS encoding F0F1 ATP synthase subunit delta — translation MNEIVAKKYVKAILNGSSSTDLDIFIENLENISSAFENEKFQNIITMPALKNDLKVDFLISLATSSNDKFNNLIKLLAKNKRLELIPAILAELKTKKANMQNVYIGKIYGEVELDNKQKEDIEEKFSKKFNANIKLDVVKKKYNGIKVELDELGIEVSFSVDRLKAQINEYILKAI, via the coding sequence ATGAATGAAATAGTTGCAAAAAAATATGTAAAAGCTATTTTAAATGGCTCTTCTTCAACTGATTTGGATATTTTTATTGAGAATTTGGAAAATATATCTAGTGCTTTTGAAAATGAAAAATTTCAAAATATCATAACTATGCCAGCTTTAAAAAATGATTTAAAAGTTGATTTTTTAATATCATTGGCTACAAGTAGTAATGATAAATTTAATAATTTAATAAAATTGTTAGCTAAAAATAAAAGACTTGAACTAATTCCAGCTATATTGGCTGAGCTAAAAACAAAAAAAGCTAATATGCAAAATGTTTACATTGGTAAAATATATGGCGAAGTTGAATTAGACAATAAACAAAAAGAGGATATAGAAGAGAAATTCTCAAAGAAGTTTAATGCAAACATTAAGCTTGATGTTGTAAAAAAGAAATACAATGGAATAAAAGTAGAATTAGATGAATTAGGCATAGAGGTTAGCTTTTCGGTAGATAGACTGAAGGCACAAATTAACGAATATATATTAAAAGCAATTTAA
- a CDS encoding F0F1 ATP synthase subunit B, translated as MISKYKILFFMTPVFLLASSEHANYDIVERTLNFLLFFGILLYFIAKPLKQMYLDRINSIANKLDSIQEKLKASNNKRDEVLRRVEDSKINAANLIETAKKEAIIIKEKIKKESELDILNLEKSFKEQKEFEERKMVKNLVNEILNNIFDNKDLKLDQKELVNIILKKVA; from the coding sequence ATGATCTCAAAATATAAAATATTATTTTTTATGACCCCTGTTTTTTTGCTAGCATCTTCAGAACATGCAAACTATGATATAGTAGAAAGAACTCTTAATTTTTTATTATTTTTTGGTATATTGTTATATTTTATAGCAAAACCTTTGAAACAAATGTATCTAGATAGAATAAATTCAATAGCAAATAAACTTGATAGCATACAAGAAAAATTAAAAGCATCAAACAACAAAAGAGATGAAGTATTAAGAAGAGTTGAAGACTCAAAAATAAATGCTGCAAATCTTATAGAAACTGCTAAAAAAGAGGCTATTATTATAAAAGAAAAAATCAAAAAAGAGAGCGAACTGGATATTTTAAACCTAGAAAAAAGTTTCAAAGAACAAAAAGAATTTGAAGAAAGAAAGATGGTTAAAAATCTAGTAAATGAAATATTAAACAACATATTTGACAATAAAGATTTAAAATTAGATCAAAAAGAGCTTGTAAATATAATACTTAAAAAGGTTGCATAA
- a CDS encoding FoF1 ATP synthase subunit B' gives MLEINPSLVILTAIIFLILIAVLNSLLYKPMLKFLDDRNTFIKDKEDSVNKNNSDLGVYEQEIQSIISNARNEANAIKQEALNSSKTLAQAEIKQKKLHLEEEYLKFTEELNSKKDALKNELMLKVPELKEILNNKIARI, from the coding sequence ATGTTAGAAATAAATCCTAGTCTTGTTATCTTAACAGCTATTATTTTTCTGATTCTAATTGCTGTTTTAAATTCATTGCTTTATAAGCCAATGCTTAAATTTCTAGATGACAGAAATACTTTTATAAAAGATAAAGAGGATAGTGTTAACAAAAATAACAGCGACCTTGGAGTTTACGAACAAGAGATACAAAGCATTATTTCAAATGCAAGAAATGAAGCAAATGCTATAAAACAAGAAGCTTTAAATTCTTCAAAAACATTAGCACAAGCTGAAATAAAACAAAAAAAATTACATCTTGAAGAAGAATATTTAAAATTTACAGAAGAATTAAACAGCAAAAAAGATGCATTAAAAAATGAACTCATGCTGAAAGTGCCTGAGTTGAAAGAAATATTAAATAATAAAATAGCAAGGATTTAA
- a CDS encoding ParB/RepB/Spo0J family partition protein yields the protein MAKKTGLGGRDFGVVFSDVEAAYNKVFETDKSIVKQINISLISNNPYQPRKNFNKEALDELSESIKRHGLIQPIVVIQKDDGYMLIAGERRLRATKLLGKEKISAIIADIESNNLRELALIENIQRENLNSIELALSYKELINEYQITQEALADILHKSRTQITNTMRLLTLLPSTQDLLVEEKLSQGHAKIIVGLSPENEKLIVDTIIGQKLNVRDTEKLVKKLKTKNVSTNKKQSVEFEHQNELIRLKKSLENFKIKTKIQNKKVILEFKDVSQIQAFLDKLE from the coding sequence ATGGCAAAAAAAACAGGACTTGGCGGAAGAGATTTTGGTGTTGTATTTAGCGATGTTGAAGCCGCTTACAACAAAGTATTTGAAACCGATAAAAGCATAGTAAAACAAATAAATATCTCGCTTATATCAAATAACCCATATCAACCAAGAAAAAATTTCAACAAAGAAGCACTTGATGAACTTAGCGAAAGCATAAAAAGACACGGACTAATTCAACCAATAGTTGTTATTCAAAAAGATGATGGCTATATGCTTATAGCAGGAGAGCGAAGACTTAGGGCAACAAAACTTCTTGGCAAAGAAAAAATCTCAGCAATAATAGCCGATATAGAATCTAATAATCTAAGAGAACTTGCTCTTATTGAAAATATACAAAGAGAGAACCTAAACTCAATAGAGCTTGCATTATCATACAAAGAGCTGATAAACGAATATCAAATCACACAAGAGGCTTTGGCTGATATCTTACATAAGTCAAGAACACAAATAACAAACACAATGAGATTGTTAACCTTACTTCCTTCAACACAGGATTTATTGGTAGAAGAAAAACTTTCCCAGGGTCATGCTAAAATCATAGTTGGTTTAAGTCCTGAGAATGAAAAACTTATCGTAGATACAATAATCGGTCAAAAACTAAACGTTAGAGACACGGAAAAATTAGTAAAAAAACTAAAAACCAAAAACGTGTCAACCAATAAAAAACAAAGCGTGGAATTTGAACATCAAAATGAGCTAATAAGATTAAAAAAATCACTTGAAAATTTTAAAATAAAAACAAAAATTCAAAATAAAAAAGTTATTTTAGAATTTAAAGATGTTTCGCAAATTCAAGCATTTTTAGATAAATTAGAATAA
- a CDS encoding ParA family protein yields MSEVITIANQKGGVGKTTTAVNLAASLAVAEKKVLLIDIDPQANATTGMGFNRSDYEFNIYHVLTGSKKLSEIVLKTQIPTLFLAPANIGLVGIEREFDDKSRDFKLVLKNKLDEIRSDYDFVIIDSPPALGSLTINALSASDSVIIPVQCEFYALEGLAMMLNTIKLVKSETNPKLNVKGFLPTMFSSQNNLAKDVVTNLKQHFKHKLFMCGLNPDDDLVVIPRNVKLAESPSFGKPVILYDIKSAGSLAYQNLAYSILE; encoded by the coding sequence ATGAGTGAAGTAATAACTATAGCAAACCAAAAAGGTGGAGTTGGTAAAACAACAACTGCTGTAAATTTAGCAGCTTCTCTAGCTGTAGCAGAAAAAAAAGTTCTGCTTATAGATATAGATCCACAAGCAAATGCTACAACTGGCATGGGCTTTAATAGAAGTGATTATGAGTTTAATATCTATCATGTCTTAACAGGATCAAAAAAATTATCAGAAATAGTGCTAAAAACACAGATACCAACTCTATTTTTGGCACCTGCAAATATAGGCTTAGTAGGAATAGAAAGAGAATTTGATGATAAGAGCAGGGATTTTAAACTTGTATTAAAAAACAAACTTGATGAGATAAGAAGCGATTATGATTTTGTTATAATAGACAGTCCTCCGGCGCTTGGAAGCCTGACTATAAATGCATTAAGTGCAAGTGATAGTGTTATCATACCTGTTCAGTGCGAATTTTATGCATTGGAAGGTCTTGCAATGATGTTAAATACAATCAAACTAGTAAAAAGTGAAACAAATCCAAAGCTTAACGTAAAAGGATTTTTGCCAACTATGTTTAGCTCTCAAAATAATCTAGCAAAAGATGTTGTAACAAATCTAAAACAACATTTTAAGCATAAGCTTTTTATGTGTGGACTAAACCCAGATGATGATTTGGTTGTAATCCCAAGAAATGTTAAGCTAGCTGAAAGCCCTAGCTTTGGCAAACCGGTCATATTGTATGATATAAAATCAGCTGGTTCTTTAGCATATCAAAACTTAGCATATTCTATCTTGGAGTAA
- a CDS encoding biotin--[acetyl-CoA-carboxylase] ligase — MVVEFLDECESTHLHLVNLLKSNAIKPPHTISTKIQTNGVGSRGNSWLGYEGNLFLSVCVDKNSIPNDLNDASISIYFSMILKEYLKSFGSNVWVKWPNDFYINDRKIGGILSTKINDNYIISLGLNLVKSPENADILDINLSADSIVWGFCEQIDKMISWKHIFSKFKIEFEKSKKFITHIDGYSVDLSQATLCEDGAIFINNKKVYSLR; from the coding sequence TTGGTAGTAGAATTTCTTGATGAATGTGAATCAACACATCTGCATTTAGTAAATTTGCTAAAATCAAATGCCATAAAACCGCCCCATACTATATCAACCAAGATACAAACAAATGGTGTTGGTAGTCGTGGTAATAGTTGGCTTGGATATGAAGGCAATCTTTTTTTGTCTGTTTGTGTTGATAAAAACAGTATACCAAATGATTTAAATGATGCCTCAATATCTATATATTTTTCTATGATTTTAAAAGAATATCTTAAATCATTTGGGTCAAATGTATGGGTAAAATGGCCTAATGATTTTTATATAAATGATAGGAAAATAGGTGGAATTTTAAGCACAAAAATAAACGACAATTACATAATTAGCTTAGGATTAAATTTAGTTAAATCTCCAGAAAATGCGGACATTTTAGATATAAATTTGTCGGCAGATAGCATAGTATGGGGCTTTTGCGAGCAAATAGATAAAATGATTTCATGGAAGCATATTTTTAGCAAATTTAAGATAGAATTCGAAAAATCAAAAAAGTTCATAACACATATTGATGGATATAGTGTTGATCTGTCGCAAGCTACGCTTTGTGAAGATGGAGCTATTTTTATAAACAATAAAAAGGTGTATTCTTTAAGATGA
- the fmt gene encoding methionyl-tRNA formyltransferase, whose amino-acid sequence MKIIFMGTPDYATEILRQILIEGIEVLAVFTNPDRPVGRKQILTPPSVKLFLQENGYKIDIFQPKNLRDEDTIKKIKELNPDFIVVAAYGKILPKDILKITPCINLHASILPKYRGASPIQSALLAGEKQTGVTTMLMNEGLDTGDMLEFEYTTCEHKTSKELFDELAQMAGRLIISTLKNFNTLKHIKQDEGNASYCKKITKQMGLVSFKDTTAEIYNKFRAFDPWPSIFLENGLKIIDLKPSNKKGNCEEIIDITEKSFFVATRDFSVEIFSIQEPGKKAVKAIDFINGKRLKVGSRIS is encoded by the coding sequence ATGAAGATAATTTTTATGGGAACGCCTGATTATGCTACTGAGATTTTGCGTCAAATTTTAATTGAAGGTATAGAAGTATTAGCTGTTTTTACAAATCCAGATAGACCAGTGGGAAGAAAACAAATTTTAACACCGCCAAGTGTGAAGCTATTTTTACAAGAAAATGGATACAAAATAGATATTTTTCAGCCAAAAAATTTGAGGGATGAGGATACAATAAAAAAAATAAAAGAATTAAATCCTGATTTTATAGTTGTTGCTGCTTATGGTAAAATTTTACCAAAAGATATTTTAAAAATAACCCCCTGTATAAACTTACATGCATCTATTTTACCAAAATATAGAGGCGCTAGCCCTATCCAATCAGCATTATTAGCTGGAGAAAAACAAACCGGAGTAACAACGATGCTTATGAATGAAGGGCTTGATACAGGCGATATGCTTGAGTTTGAGTATACAACCTGTGAGCACAAAACAAGCAAAGAGTTGTTTGATGAATTAGCTCAAATGGCTGGGAGATTAATCATATCTACACTTAAAAATTTCAATACTCTAAAACATATAAAACAAGATGAAGGCAATGCAAGTTATTGCAAAAAAATCACAAAACAAATGGGGCTTGTTAGTTTTAAAGATACAACGGCTGAAATTTATAATAAATTTAGAGCTTTTGATCCTTGGCCTAGTATATTTTTAGAAAATGGATTAAAAATTATTGATTTAAAACCAAGTAATAAAAAGGGTAATTGCGAAGAAATAATAGATATAACCGAAAAAAGCTTTTTTGTTGCTACACGTGATTTTTCGGTAGAAATTTTTAGCATACAAGAACCTGGTAAAAAGGCGGTTAAGGCTATAGATTTTATAAATGGAAAGAGGCTTAAAGTTGGTAGTAGAATTTCTTGA
- a CDS encoding F0F1 ATP synthase subunit C, producing the protein MKKIVLLLLSLTAFAFAAGADGEMNNSMIRSASVLAAGIGLGLAALGGAIGMGNTAAATISGTARNPGVASKLMTTMFVALAMVEAQVIYALVITLIVLYGNPMLG; encoded by the coding sequence ATGAAAAAAATCGTTTTATTACTTTTATCTCTCACTGCTTTTGCATTTGCTGCAGGTGCAGATGGTGAAATGAACAACTCAATGATTAGATCAGCTTCTGTTTTAGCTGCTGGTATAGGTCTTGGCCTTGCTGCTCTTGGTGGTGCTATAGGTATGGGAAATACCGCTGCTGCTACTATTAGTGGAACAGCTAGAAATCCCGGCGTTGCTAGTAAGCTTATGACAACCATGTTTGTTGCTCTTGCGATGGTCGAAGCACAAGTTATTTACGCATTGGTTATAACTCTTATCGTTCTATACGGTAACCCTATGCTTGGATAA
- a CDS encoding MFS transporter, with translation MASIGLGAIVLPRLRKRFDSDKLIVLSAILSGIVMLGLSFAPPKFIAVIAVFFLASAWIIALTTLNSVTQTILPNWVRGRSLAIYITTFNGAMTAGSLIWGVVAQYIGISLTLVGAAILLVVANILASRKKLPLGEDDLNPAQHWEESYTHSKIDLHRSPVLVQVEYLVKKSDQEEFLHKIKKLAEHRKKDGAYAWGIVQSTHDEEILLEWFFVENWAEHLRQHNRVSKVDAMLQAEVNAYHQGEKPNIKHFVGMS, from the coding sequence TTGGCTTCAATAGGTCTTGGTGCTATTGTTCTTCCAAGACTAAGAAAAAGGTTTGATTCTGACAAGTTAATAGTATTATCAGCTATTTTAAGCGGCATTGTTATGCTTGGTTTGTCTTTTGCGCCACCTAAATTTATAGCTGTAATTGCTGTATTTTTCTTAGCTTCAGCTTGGATTATAGCTTTAACAACTCTTAATAGTGTAACTCAAACTATATTGCCAAATTGGGTTCGTGGTCGCTCACTTGCCATATATATTACTACCTTTAATGGCGCAATGACTGCTGGTAGTTTGATATGGGGTGTTGTTGCTCAGTATATTGGTATAAGCCTTACTTTGGTTGGGGCTGCTATTTTGCTAGTTGTAGCAAATATTTTAGCTAGTAGAAAAAAACTACCACTTGGAGAAGATGATTTAAATCCAGCACAGCATTGGGAAGAGTCATATACTCATTCTAAGATAGATTTACATCGTTCGCCTGTTTTGGTTCAAGTTGAGTATTTAGTAAAAAAATCAGACCAAGAAGAGTTTTTACATAAAATAAAAAAACTAGCAGAACATAGAAAAAAAGATGGTGCGTATGCTTGGGGGATAGTTCAAAGCACTCACGATGAGGAAATTTTGCTTGAATGGTTTTTTGTTGAAAATTGGGCAGAGCATTTAAGGCAGCACAATAGGGTTTCTAAGGTTGATGCTATGCTTCAAGCAGAAGTTAATGCATATCATCAAGGAGAAAAACCTAACATAAAACATTTTGTAGGCATGAGCTAA